In the Pseudomonadota bacterium genome, ATTGTTGCGCTCGGCGTTCCGGTCTATCGCAGCGAACCGAGACATCTGGCGGATGTGGCGGCCGCACTGCGGCACTTTGGGCTATTGGCAGGCACCGAGACGGTCGCGAACCAAGCGGCGGCATCCTTTGAGTTCCGCTGGCGGGCATTGCAATCGCGGTACGCCACTCGACCGAGCGTCCGTGTGTTCTATCAGATATGGCATCGACCATTAATGACGATCAATGGCGAACATTTGATTTCCGAGGTGATGAGCCTTTGCGGAGGACAGAATGTCTTTGTCGACGTGTCGGGCCTGGCGCCGGCGGTGTCATTGGAGGCGGTTGTGCTGGCCGATCCCGAGGTTATCGTGGCCAGCGGTATGGGAGAGAGTCGACCGCAATGGCTTGATCAATGGGCTCGTTGGCCTGATCTGACGGCGGTGGCCAGGGGCAACCTCTTTTTTATTCCACCTGCGCTGTTGCAGCGTCATACGCCGCGCATTCTCGATGGGGCGGAACGGCTTTGCGAAGCCTTGGAGAAGGCCCGGTCGCGCCGGATTGTCCTTTGAAACCGGATTTTTCGGCTCCCTGATGGTGGGGGCGAGGTCGAAGTTGCAGGATGTGGGCGTTCAGAAGCATTGGAAATACGGGTTCGCGAGGCTAGAGTGAGCTGAAGAGTCCAGATCGGATGCTCATCCGGTCCACCGGCGATTTCGCGGGCCACGCGCGACCAGGGAGGGTGACATGGCTGAGGAAATTCCGTTCCGCCGTCGATTGGTGGTGAGTTTTGCCTTGTTGATTTTCGCTGCTCCGGCTGCGGCAGAGGTCTTGTGTGAGCATTTCGATAGCGACGCCGGTGCTCTGATCAACACGTTCTATGACGGCT is a window encoding:
- a CDS encoding cobalamin-binding protein, which encodes MASAQITVRDDLGFAVELDRPAQRIVSLAPHVTELLFAAGAGERIVGTVDYSDFPPEAQRVPSVGSYTGVDMEALLGLRPDLVIAWQSGNIPRQLEQIVALGVPVYRSEPRHLADVAAALRHFGLLAGTETVANQAAASFEFRWRALQSRYATRPSVRVFYQIWHRPLMTINGEHLISEVMSLCGGQNVFVDVSGLAPAVSLEAVVLADPEVIVASGMGESRPQWLDQWARWPDLTAVARGNLFFIPPALLQRHTPRILDGAERLCEALEKARSRRIVL